One Caretta caretta isolate rCarCar2 chromosome 8, rCarCar1.hap1, whole genome shotgun sequence DNA window includes the following coding sequences:
- the BEND5 gene encoding BEN domain-containing protein 5 isoform X6, with the protein MQKKIKIPKLSLNHVEEAGEVTDYGEEDVELRHSKRQDGRKQSEGTHKSIEAVVARLEKQNGMSLGSSSSPEETFMETSEGINNMDDAVIPRVLYEELLRSYQQQQEEMRHIQQELERTRRQLVQQAKKLKEYGALVSEMKELRDLNRRLQDVLLLRLGSGPAIELEKGKPESIEPEPEIQKTFSEEANTSTYYPAPVPVMDKYILENGKVHLGSGIWVDEEKWHQLQVTQGDSKYTKNLAVMIWGTDVLKNRSVTGVATKKKKDAVPKPPLSPHKLSIVRECLYDRIAQETVDETEIAQRLSKVNKYICEKIMDINKSCKNEERREAKYNLQ; encoded by the exons AtgcagaagaaaattaaaatccCCAAACTCTCTCTCAATCACGTAGAAGAAGCTGGGGAGGTTACAGATTATGGGGAAGAAGATGTGGAGCTTAGACACAGTAAG AGACAAGACGGGAGGAAACAAAGTGAAGGCACACACAAAAGCATCGAAGCAGTTGTTGCTCGCCTAGAAAAGCAAAACGGGATGAGTCTTGGTAGTAGTTCAAGCCCTGAGGAAACCTTTATGGAGACTTCGGAAGGCATTAACAACATGGACGATGCTGTAATTCCTCGTGTTCTCTATGAAGAATTGCTGAGGAGTTACCAACAGCAGCAAGAAGAAATGAGACATATTCAGCAAGAACTTGAGAGAACACGGAGGCAGCTTGTGCAGCAGGCAAAAAAGCTAAAGGAGTATGGGGCATTAGTGTCAGAAATGAAAGAGCTCAGAGACTTGAACAGGAGACTTCAGGATGTGCTGCTTCTGAGATTAGGCAGTG GTCCTGCCATTGAACTTGAAAAAGGAAAACCAGAATCCATTGAGCCTGAGCCTGAGATACAGAAAACATTCAGTGAGGAAGCGAATACATCAACATACtatcctgcccctgttccagtaATGGACAAGTATATTCTCGAGAACGGAAAG GTCCATCTGGGCAGTGGAATCTGGGTAGATGAGGAGAAATGGCACCAGCTGCAAGTAACGCAAGGAGATTCAAAGTATACAAAAAACCTAGCTGTAATGATTTGGGGAACAGATGTTCTCAAGAACAGAAGCGTCACAGGAGTTGcaaccaaaaaaaagaaagatgcagTTCCCAAGCCACCTCTCTCACCTCACAAATTAAGCATTGTCAGAG AATGTTTGTATGACAGAATAGCACAAGAAACTGTGGATGAAACTGAAATTGCACAGAGACTCTCCAAAGTCAACAAGTACATCTGTGAAAAAATCATGGATATCAATAAATCATGTAAAAATGAAGAAAGGAGGGAAGCAAAGTACAATTTGCAATAA
- the BEND5 gene encoding BEN domain-containing protein 5 isoform X7, whose protein sequence is MLILKKWKSVTKHTQPVSTMALFKDIHRTLRGLQFEEDKTDLENSVMQKKIKIPKLSLNHVEEAGEVTDYGEEDVELRHSKRQDGRKQSEGTHKSIEAVVARLEKQNGMSLGSSSSPEETFMETSEGINNMDDAVIPRVLYEELLRSYQQQQEEMRHIQQELERTRRQLVQQAKKLKEYGALVSEMKELRDLNRRLQDVLLLRLGSGPAIELEKGKPESIEPEPEIQKTFSEEANTSTYYPAPVPVMDKYILENGKVHLGSGIWVDEEKWHQLQVTQGDSKYTKNLAVMIWGTDVLKNRSVTGVATKKKKDAVPKPPLSPHKLSIVRECLYDRIAQETVDETEIAQRLSKVNKYICEKIMDINKSCKNEERREAKYNLQ, encoded by the exons ATGCTAATTTTGAAAAAGTGGAAGTCTGTGACTAAGCACACACAACCGGTATCCACAATGGCACTTTTCAAAGATATTCATAGAACACTTCGTGGATTACAGTTTGAAG aAGACAAAACTGACCTTGAAAACAGTGTGAtgcagaagaaaattaaaatccCCAAACTCTCTCTCAATCACGTAGAAGAAGCTGGGGAGGTTACAGATTATGGGGAAGAAGATGTGGAGCTTAGACACAGTAAG AGACAAGACGGGAGGAAACAAAGTGAAGGCACACACAAAAGCATCGAAGCAGTTGTTGCTCGCCTAGAAAAGCAAAACGGGATGAGTCTTGGTAGTAGTTCAAGCCCTGAGGAAACCTTTATGGAGACTTCGGAAGGCATTAACAACATGGACGATGCTGTAATTCCTCGTGTTCTCTATGAAGAATTGCTGAGGAGTTACCAACAGCAGCAAGAAGAAATGAGACATATTCAGCAAGAACTTGAGAGAACACGGAGGCAGCTTGTGCAGCAGGCAAAAAAGCTAAAGGAGTATGGGGCATTAGTGTCAGAAATGAAAGAGCTCAGAGACTTGAACAGGAGACTTCAGGATGTGCTGCTTCTGAGATTAGGCAGTG GTCCTGCCATTGAACTTGAAAAAGGAAAACCAGAATCCATTGAGCCTGAGCCTGAGATACAGAAAACATTCAGTGAGGAAGCGAATACATCAACATACtatcctgcccctgttccagtaATGGACAAGTATATTCTCGAGAACGGAAAG GTCCATCTGGGCAGTGGAATCTGGGTAGATGAGGAGAAATGGCACCAGCTGCAAGTAACGCAAGGAGATTCAAAGTATACAAAAAACCTAGCTGTAATGATTTGGGGAACAGATGTTCTCAAGAACAGAAGCGTCACAGGAGTTGcaaccaaaaaaaagaaagatgcagTTCCCAAGCCACCTCTCTCACCTCACAAATTAAGCATTGTCAGAG AATGTTTGTATGACAGAATAGCACAAGAAACTGTGGATGAAACTGAAATTGCACAGAGACTCTCCAAAGTCAACAAGTACATCTGTGAAAAAATCATGGATATCAATAAATCATGTAAAAATGAAGAAAGGAGGGAAGCAAAGTACAATTTGCAATAA